The DNA sequence CTGAAGCTAATCCAATCAAAAGACTACCGGATATAAGTAATACAGAACCATTCAGAAAGGCCTCCTTCATGACCGTACTCCAGGAAAAGCCATTACCCTCTTTATTGTTCGGAGCAAATAATCTTGCTAAGATAATACCGATAACGATCGCCGGTGATTCCATAAGCGCCAGCGCTGCTACCATATACCCTCCAGGCTCAAGACCTAATGTCTGAAGAAAAGTGACAGCGGTTATAAACGTTACCGCACTTATGGAACCATATGTTGCAGCAATTGCTGCAGCATTATAAGTATCTAATTTAATCTTTAAAATAAAGAACGTATATATCGGTACAATAATAGCCATTAATATACCAGCAGACAAGGAAAAAATAACTTCCTGATTGATACCTGTTTTACGAAGCTCGACTCCACCATGAAATCCTATAGCAAGTAACAGGTAGAGTGAGAAAAGCTTGGGTAGGGGGTCGGGGATTTTGAGGTCTGATTTACAGAACGATGCAATCATTCCGAGAAAGAAGAAAAGAACCGGGGGATGCACTAAATTATTAATAATAAGACCAATATCCATATCTTTTCTCCATTATCCATATTTTCTCCTTATGTATAAAATAACAATAAGCTTAAGTTAAATATTATGCCCGTTATGAGCTACTCAATATGAAATGTAAATTTTTAATCTAAAATGGATAGGGTAATATACAAATAGTATTCCAAAATAATTATTATCTTAGAATATAATATTAGTGGTTATATAACAAAGACTTAGCTGAATAGTGATTAATTGTTTTAGATTATACAGGCAAATTATGATAAAATACTACCATTTCATTTTTGAAATTTATTTTCCAATTTCGCTTTATTATCACTACGATAAGCTCACACAGTAGCCGAAAATACTATCTGACTATGATATACTAAGCCCTCCTGCATAAATTCATGGATTATAAATTTTACAGTGAGAGTATTTTTTTCATAAGCTTACGTTACCGGTAGAGAACGAATCGGGATAAATTTTACACCCTTTTAAGGAGAATGTATGAATAGGCTATTTTGGTTCTTTATCCTGGTAATATATATGATATGTTCTGGCTGCAGGATGGTCTCTATGACTGAGGCATATGTAGAGAGAGAGACACCTTATCACCATAGAAATACGTTAGCCGTGATGTGTTTTGATGATGGGCATATTCAGAAAGATGAAGTGAAGGGTCTCTTTATCAAAACAATTAGTAATCCTGATGCGGGTGAAATGCTTGCAGGTATGATGACCGATGCATTATCAGATTGGGGAAGATATCATATCTTAACGCGCTCGGAAATTAGAAATATATTAAAAGCTGAAGACATAAAAGAAGAACTGATGAGAGATTCTATTGCTCTGGGGAAAATATTAGAGGTAGATGCTGTGGTTATTGGTAAAGTATATAAGCTTGAGTTATCGAACGCGGCAATCTACCAGTGTGGAAAAGTATCTTTTAAAGCTGATTGTATTGATACAAAACAAGGAAAAATCTTATGGTCTATAGAGGCAAACAAGAGCGTGCCTTATAAGGACGAAGTTGTATTGGCAAGCGAGGCTATCAAAGAAGCAGTTGAAAAACTTGAAAAAAAAATAGATAAAAAATAACTACAGGATAAACTTGTAAAGACATACTCCAATAAATTACTACGAAATATTATGTATTTTCCTTAGCACATTTACAAACAGTACCTTCCTTGACTTCTGTATTGCAATTTCCACATCTGAAACACCATTTTTCCTCATCCCAGTAAGTTCTTAATGTATGACTTTCATCAAACAGTTCATTTTTAGGATTTTTCCACCAATGTCCTACTCTCTTCTTCATTATTTTCCTCTCCAAAATTTGTATTCGCCTGTTTCACAGTTATAAAGTCAAAAGCGCCTTATGTTAATACAAGGCGCTTCTGAATAGAGAAAACTTTGGGCTGTTTAATGTTTACAAATACATTTATCTGTCTTTCCCTTCACACATTCTGGATCACATTTTATCGTATCCGGGCATTTGCAAGCATCCGGACAATTAGGTTCCTTTGCAAAGGTGTTAACCGTACCTATACCGAACATCAATGCGCCCACAAACGTCGCGGTAATACCAATTTTTTTAAACATAGGCATCTCCTTTCAATTTAATGAAAAAGTATGAAAATAAAGGATGTATTTTTTCCTGAAACTATCCATAAATCAATTTCAGGGATATTCCTCCGGATGTTTGCGCGCATCATTAATTTATATAAGATAAAAGTCAGGCACTCATTGGCTCTATTCCAATGTACGTGCATCAAACTTGATACATAAAATAAAAAATTTTAAAGATTCAATCATCACCTCCTCTCATGATGTTGTATCGATGATCGCAAATATGATCCGTAAGGTCAGTTTCGGTTTTTTTAAAGAGAAAAATTCTCCCAGATCAGAATTCGCTTTTTACTATGATATGGGAAATTCTTTAAAACAAAAAGCCTTACTGTCAAGATATTCAGTGAGAACATCTTCGGCAGTAAGGCTATCTTATTTCTATCGTGTCAGTTATGAGTGTAAGTGTCTGTTATGTATACTGACACTGTTCACGAACACTCTCCACGGTTACAAGATCCTTTCCTTTGCGTCCCCTGATTACTCAAGGTTTGCCTTTATCGTAATGTACTCTATATCTTAAATAACATGCATATCTCTGTATTTCAAGAAAAATATAAAATCTTAAAAAAAGGCATAAGAGATGATCTGCAGGTAATAAAGAGAAAGAAAGGTTACCTGGCTTAGTCTTTGTTACGTTATTTGGAATTATCGAGCCTTTTTGTTATTTCACTCAAAAGTCTTTCTTTGTTAAAAGGTTTTT is a window from the Candidatus Jettenia sp. genome containing:
- a CDS encoding sodium-dependent bicarbonate transport family permease codes for the protein MDIGLIINNLVHPPVLFFFLGMIASFCKSDLKIPDPLPKLFSLYLLLAIGFHGGVELRKTGINQEVIFSLSAGILMAIIVPIYTFFILKIKLDTYNAAAIAATYGSISAVTFITAVTFLQTLGLEPGGYMVAALALMESPAIVIGIILARLFAPNNKEGNGFSWSTVMKEAFLNGSVLLISGSLLIGLASGEEGWDTLKPFTKDIFKGMLSFFLLDMGLLAAKRIGDLKSAGFFLPPFAILVPVLNACIAIFIAKLIHLQPENALMFSVLCSSASYIAVPAAMRLSLPEANPSLFVPMALAITFPFNIIVGIPLYYYLILRTDQWIPLFWK
- a CDS encoding CsgG/HfaB family protein — its product is MNRLFWFFILVIYMICSGCRMVSMTEAYVERETPYHHRNTLAVMCFDDGHIQKDEVKGLFIKTISNPDAGEMLAGMMTDALSDWGRYHILTRSEIRNILKAEDIKEELMRDSIALGKILEVDAVVIGKVYKLELSNAAIYQCGKVSFKADCIDTKQGKILWSIEANKSVPYKDEVVLASEAIKEAVEKLEKKIDKK